From a region of the Lactuca sativa cultivar Salinas chromosome 4, Lsat_Salinas_v11, whole genome shotgun sequence genome:
- the LOC128133361 gene encoding uncharacterized protein LOC128133361: MSSSSSSDSTTVEEAKFIGSVMAKTVTYYQNRLGETSRARPNLRKSPLRRNHEAGHDRLIEYYFADDTVYAVKFRRRFRMRKKLFLHIVGDLEGRFPYFQWKMDARGKRFLSHSKMHSFDSSASIQHGRRQMGPYMRGDRKEPTIILEAIASHDLWIWHAFFRPAGANNDINVLDQSPVFNDIYLAKSHDVPFQANGVAYKRG, from the exons atgtcatcatcttcatcatccgaTTCGACGACAGTAGAAGAGGCTAAGTTTATCGGTTCCGTCATGGCGAAAACGGTTACGTACTATCAAAACCGACTTGGTGAAACATCACGTGCACGACCTAACCTAAGAAAGTCGCCGTTACGTAGAAATCACGAAGCCGGACACGATCGTCTTATAGAATATTATTTTGCAGATGACACCGTCTACGCTGTAAAGTTTCGACGTCGGTTCCGGATGAGGAAGAAACTATTTTTACATATTGTTGGCGATTTGGAAGGTCGCTTTCCATATTTCCAATGGAAAATGGATGCAAGGGGAAAAAGGTTTCTCTCCCATTCAAAAATGCACAGTTTCGATTCGTCAGCTAGCATACAGCATGGGCGCAGACAAATGGGACCA TACATGAGAGGCGACCGCAAAGAGCCGACGATAATTCTAGAGGCTATCGCATCACATGATCTTTGGATATGGCATGCATTCTTTCGTCCAGCTGGTGCAAACAATGACATCAACGTGCTAGACCAGTCGCCTGTATTCAACGATATCTACCTTGCAAAGTCACACGATGTACCTTTTCAAGCAAATGGGGTAGCATATAAGCGTGGATAA